A portion of the Rubritalea squalenifaciens DSM 18772 genome contains these proteins:
- a CDS encoding sulfatase: MKTLHALSLALACSLTAAPQKPNVVVFLVDDMGVMDTSVPFLTDESGNPKSYPLNEWYRTPNMERLAKQGIRFTHFYAQSVCSPTRASIMTGQNATRHHTTQFINPGSNNRGKFGPPEWNWKGLTKNALTLPRILQKNGYRTIHVGKGHFGPLESEGAEPLNLGFEVNIAGSAIGRPGTYVGDYGQKSSRPVPGLEKYHNTGTFLTEALTFEANKAIDDSVKDKKPFYLYMSHYAVHGPFTPDPRYIGNYKGKSKGACAFAALVEGMDKSLGDIMDHLDQIGQAENTLILFLGDNGSACPVGKAKAYGSSAPLRGMKGTCYEGGTRVPFIAAWAKSDPDSELQKAWPIAQGKLQAEAIGTVMDIFPTVLDLTGTESPKGHPVDGFNLKALFSGKDDPLHEQAFLMHFPHDHKSSYFTSLRLGDWKLIYHYFGKKRYELYNLKEDPFEKNDLAEQEGVQVQRLCAELKSRLVREDAQYPIDAAGKVLTPE; this comes from the coding sequence ATGAAGACTCTACACGCGCTTTCCCTAGCACTTGCTTGTTCACTCACCGCCGCTCCACAGAAACCTAACGTTGTTGTTTTTCTCGTCGATGACATGGGGGTGATGGATACTTCGGTCCCTTTTCTAACTGATGAATCGGGAAATCCGAAATCCTATCCCTTGAATGAGTGGTACCGCACTCCAAATATGGAGCGCCTGGCCAAGCAAGGCATTCGCTTTACCCATTTCTACGCACAGAGTGTGTGCTCTCCGACTAGGGCATCTATCATGACCGGGCAGAATGCCACGCGTCATCACACCACGCAGTTCATCAATCCGGGATCCAATAACCGGGGCAAGTTTGGCCCTCCTGAGTGGAACTGGAAAGGCCTGACCAAAAATGCGCTGACCCTTCCACGCATCTTGCAGAAGAATGGCTACCGCACCATCCATGTAGGCAAGGGGCACTTTGGCCCACTAGAGAGCGAGGGGGCTGAGCCCCTTAATCTGGGATTTGAGGTGAATATCGCTGGTTCAGCCATCGGTAGGCCTGGGACCTATGTGGGCGACTATGGCCAGAAATCCAGTCGTCCGGTACCGGGGCTGGAGAAATACCACAACACAGGCACCTTTCTGACTGAGGCTCTGACCTTTGAGGCTAATAAGGCCATCGATGACTCAGTGAAAGACAAGAAGCCTTTCTACCTCTATATGTCACATTATGCGGTGCATGGGCCCTTTACTCCGGATCCGCGATACATCGGCAACTACAAAGGGAAATCGAAGGGAGCCTGCGCGTTTGCCGCCCTGGTGGAAGGCATGGACAAGTCGCTCGGAGATATCATGGATCATCTGGATCAAATTGGGCAGGCTGAGAATACCCTGATTCTTTTCCTAGGAGACAATGGCAGTGCCTGTCCGGTGGGGAAAGCCAAAGCTTACGGCTCCTCTGCTCCACTGCGCGGTATGAAGGGGACCTGCTATGAAGGAGGAACCCGCGTGCCCTTCATTGCGGCCTGGGCAAAATCTGACCCTGATTCGGAACTCCAGAAAGCCTGGCCGATCGCTCAAGGAAAGTTGCAGGCAGAGGCCATCGGCACCGTGATGGACATCTTCCCTACCGTTCTGGATCTGACTGGTACGGAGAGCCCCAAAGGCCACCCCGTGGATGGCTTCAACCTGAAAGCATTGTTCAGTGGAAAAGATGATCCCCTGCATGAGCAGGCCTTCTTGATGCATTTTCCGCATGATCATAAGAGTTCTTATTTTACCTCCCTTCGCCTGGGAGACTGGAAGCTCATCTACCACTATTTTGGTAAAAAGCGTTACGAACTCTATAACCTCAAAGAGGACCCATTTGAGAAAAATGACCTGGCGGAGCAAGAGGGTGTCCAAGTGCAGCGCCTCTGCGCCGAACTAAAGAGTAGGTTGGTCAGAGAAGATGCTCAGTATCCCATTGATGCCGCAGGCAAAGTCCTGACACCTGAATAA
- a CDS encoding arylsulfatase produces the protein MMKKLSAFLTILLSGLVSAAPVKPNVVVIMTDDQGYGDLSCLGNAHFQTPNLDALHANSVRFTDFHVDPTCSPTRSALMTGRYSRRVGVWHTIVSGNFLREGEVTMADVFTQNGYRTGMFGKWHLGNGVPYRPIDRGFQEVLTLGDGGPGTTADYMFNDRVNDLYNYNGEWEEKPREGWAPDVFFDAAENFVKTTPGDQPFFLYLPTYLPHGPHTIPDLKLAEPFSDTVKKHKAQYFYAGIRRIDERIGKLRKLLEERNLSENTIFIFLTDNGGTAGVKVFNAGMRGKKGSEYDGGHRVPLFVHWPAGKLAAGKEVGGMTMHIDILPTLVDMLDLKTPERVKLDGRSFATQLRNPEAKLPERSTVIERQRNFNGKDFEASVVLRGKWRLVNGKQLYDISKDSGQKQDLAAGNSDLVKQLRDDYLAYAKDVGRPQEKVETKIVGSEQQPEVMLHSHDCYGRSMEPWNHALVARGVRSSGNWVVRVQQPGKYRLEVRRWPREAKTALNAAPDLKKRLVDSYVTGGKPVHGLLQGAKGKAVALPVESVSLSIDGAEPDLNKPSEGAESAVFERELTAGRHEIKAMLLGENGKPLTGAYFIYIRKIQK, from the coding sequence ATGATGAAAAAACTTTCTGCTTTCCTAACCATCCTCCTATCGGGGCTGGTATCCGCCGCTCCCGTGAAGCCGAATGTCGTCGTGATCATGACTGATGACCAGGGCTACGGTGACCTTTCTTGTCTGGGAAATGCCCATTTCCAGACCCCGAATCTGGATGCCCTGCATGCCAATTCTGTAAGATTTACAGATTTCCATGTAGACCCCACCTGCTCCCCGACCCGATCGGCTCTGATGACCGGGCGCTACTCACGCAGAGTGGGTGTCTGGCACACCATTGTCTCCGGTAATTTCCTGCGTGAGGGCGAAGTGACGATGGCCGATGTGTTCACGCAGAATGGATACCGGACGGGCATGTTCGGCAAATGGCATCTGGGTAATGGCGTGCCTTACCGCCCGATCGATCGGGGTTTTCAGGAGGTGCTGACTCTGGGAGACGGAGGCCCAGGAACCACGGCGGACTACATGTTCAATGACCGCGTCAACGATCTCTACAACTACAATGGAGAGTGGGAAGAGAAGCCACGCGAAGGCTGGGCGCCTGATGTCTTCTTTGATGCCGCCGAGAACTTCGTCAAAACCACCCCAGGTGATCAGCCCTTCTTCCTCTATCTGCCTACTTACCTGCCTCACGGCCCCCATACCATTCCGGATCTCAAACTGGCCGAGCCCTTCTCCGATACGGTGAAGAAGCACAAGGCCCAGTACTTCTACGCTGGCATCAGAAGAATCGATGAACGGATCGGAAAACTTAGGAAGTTGTTAGAAGAGAGAAATCTTTCAGAGAATACCATTTTCATTTTTCTAACAGACAATGGAGGGACAGCTGGTGTGAAGGTATTCAATGCCGGGATGCGTGGCAAGAAAGGCAGTGAATACGATGGAGGTCACCGTGTCCCACTCTTCGTGCATTGGCCTGCCGGTAAGCTGGCAGCGGGGAAAGAAGTGGGAGGGATGACCATGCACATTGATATCCTACCGACCTTGGTGGACATGTTAGATCTAAAGACTCCAGAGAGAGTAAAGCTGGATGGCAGGAGCTTTGCCACACAGCTGAGAAATCCGGAAGCGAAACTTCCGGAACGCTCCACAGTGATCGAGCGCCAGCGAAACTTTAACGGCAAGGACTTTGAGGCATCCGTGGTGCTGCGCGGCAAGTGGCGTCTGGTCAATGGCAAGCAGCTCTATGATATTTCCAAGGATTCAGGGCAGAAACAGGATCTAGCAGCAGGGAATTCTGATCTGGTGAAGCAACTGCGTGATGACTATCTGGCCTATGCAAAGGATGTCGGCAGGCCCCAGGAGAAAGTGGAGACAAAGATCGTGGGCAGCGAGCAGCAGCCGGAGGTGATGCTGCACAGCCATGATTGCTACGGGCGCTCGATGGAGCCGTGGAACCACGCCCTGGTGGCACGCGGAGTCCGCAGCAGCGGCAACTGGGTGGTGCGGGTGCAGCAGCCGGGCAAGTACCGTCTGGAAGTACGCCGCTGGCCTCGTGAAGCCAAGACTGCTTTGAATGCCGCCCCAGATCTGAAGAAGCGCCTGGTCGATTCCTATGTCACCGGGGGCAAGCCTGTGCATGGTCTACTGCAGGGAGCGAAAGGTAAGGCTGTAGCTCTGCCCGTGGAATCCGTAAGCCTGAGTATCGATGGTGCGGAGCCTGATTTGAACAAGCCGTCCGAAGGTGCTGAATCAGCTGTCTTTGAGCGCGAGCTGACTGCGGGCAGGCATGAGATCAAAGCCATGTTGCTGGGAGAGAATGGCAAACCGCTGACAGGCGCCTATTTCATCTATATTCGTAAGATTCAGAAATAA
- a CDS encoding SH3 domain-containing protein — protein MQYEATSDYEVIDRNPLAIKAGDTVKVGRRDEGWDGWVWVSTEDGRGSYVPEELLAEKHAEMGSDVAVTGEFTAKDLSIIKGEVVDCLKEVKGWLWCRNGSGVEGWLPAYLMRAL, from the coding sequence ATGCAATACGAAGCCACCAGCGACTACGAAGTCATTGACCGCAATCCTCTTGCCATCAAAGCAGGCGATACTGTCAAAGTCGGCAGACGTGACGAGGGATGGGATGGCTGGGTCTGGGTGAGCACAGAGGACGGCAGAGGAAGCTATGTTCCAGAAGAACTGCTCGCGGAGAAGCATGCCGAGATGGGTTCAGATGTGGCGGTCACAGGAGAATTTACTGCCAAGGATCTCAGTATCATCAAAGGGGAAGTCGTGGATTGCCTCAAGGAAGTCAAAGGCTGGCTCTGGTGCCGCAATGGCTCAGGAGTCGAGGGCTGGCTTCCTGCTTATCTGATGCGTGCCCTTTAG
- a CDS encoding S16 family serine protease gives MFCPRKRLKAHGALALAMASLVAPLSAQKLMQTSVRGLLVVQLPNGKHAGSASQLNATVVPTDSHFEVRFNQAVGEMMSSSVKEVTKYLSVQYQDEIPEGKAIELGFADKYTPKDGPSAAVACALLGDSILSGDKLDPKFAVTGDMTATGAVQPVGGVPAKVRGAVSKGDAEIIAIPENNAVAMEDEYIISGLEYLYAVQIFTVKEFKDAKALAVAERAEDVQKSIDEFKMVQKALQKNENYVKHPKVLEKLREIYKLTPNCLSAKLLLLHAAGNGPRRLSAAGSLHAVDSCSDAIYGALQNGSFQNVAGNSDVIFKTLSQLQRVRRKLDKRTVEYCDAVLDIGQWIKLRRNDKVLSNGDIQEINSRINKLKIEADKLRSNSKFMEEILGE, from the coding sequence ATGTTTTGCCCAAGAAAACGTCTGAAAGCCCATGGAGCCTTGGCATTGGCCATGGCCAGCCTCGTGGCTCCCCTCTCGGCTCAAAAGTTGATGCAGACTTCAGTCAGGGGCCTTCTGGTCGTCCAGCTTCCGAATGGCAAACATGCAGGCTCCGCCTCTCAGCTGAATGCGACCGTTGTCCCCACGGATTCCCATTTCGAAGTCCGCTTCAACCAGGCCGTGGGAGAAATGATGTCTTCCTCGGTCAAAGAGGTGACCAAGTATCTTTCTGTCCAGTATCAGGACGAAATCCCTGAGGGCAAAGCTATCGAGCTGGGCTTTGCAGACAAGTACACGCCAAAAGACGGCCCTTCTGCCGCTGTGGCTTGTGCTCTGCTGGGGGATTCCATCCTCTCCGGGGACAAGCTCGACCCCAAGTTCGCGGTTACCGGAGACATGACGGCCACTGGTGCAGTCCAGCCCGTCGGTGGTGTGCCGGCCAAGGTCCGTGGAGCTGTCAGTAAGGGGGACGCAGAGATCATCGCCATTCCGGAGAATAATGCCGTGGCCATGGAGGATGAGTACATCATCTCAGGCCTGGAGTATCTCTACGCGGTGCAGATTTTCACCGTGAAAGAATTCAAGGACGCCAAGGCGCTGGCGGTTGCCGAGCGTGCAGAGGATGTCCAGAAGTCGATCGATGAATTCAAGATGGTGCAGAAGGCTCTCCAGAAGAATGAGAACTATGTAAAGCATCCCAAGGTCCTGGAGAAACTCCGGGAAATCTACAAGCTCACTCCCAACTGCCTCTCCGCCAAATTACTCTTGCTCCATGCGGCAGGCAACGGACCCAGACGTCTCTCTGCTGCTGGATCACTGCATGCTGTCGACAGCTGCTCAGATGCCATTTACGGGGCGCTTCAGAATGGCAGTTTCCAGAATGTTGCCGGTAATAGCGATGTGATTTTCAAGACCCTGAGTCAGCTCCAAAGGGTGCGCCGCAAACTCGACAAACGTACCGTGGAGTACTGCGATGCGGTGCTCGATATCGGACAGTGGATCAAGCTGCGTCGCAATGACAAGGTGCTCTCCAATGGAGATATCCAGGAAATCAACAGCCGTATCAACAAGCTGAAAATCGAAGCTGACAAACTGCGCAGCAACTCCAAGTTCATGGAAGAGATCCTGGGCGAGTAA